The following are encoded together in the Glycine max cultivar Williams 82 chromosome 8, Glycine_max_v4.0, whole genome shotgun sequence genome:
- the LOC100817419 gene encoding glycylpeptide N-tetradecanoyltransferase 1-like, producing MVDSNPSSGSPEETQNPNPDGNAPVESDLALENLAQKVQESLSLEKRHKFWETQPVGQFKDVGDSSLPEGPIELPTPLSEVKQEPYNLPDHYEWVTCDINSEETCDEVYNLLAHNYVEDDENMFRFNYSKEFLRWALQPPGYFKSWHIGVRVKSSKKMVAFITGIPARIRVRDEVVHMAEINFLCVHKKLRTKRLAPVMIKEVTRRVHLENMWQAAYTAGVVLPTPITTCQYWHRSLNPKKLIDVGFSRLGARMTMSRTIKLYKLPESTITPGFRKMEIHDVPAVTRLIRNYLSHFVVAPDFDENDVEHWLLPRDGVIDSYLVESPETHEVTDFCSFYTLPSSILGHLNYKILKAAYSFYNVSTVTPLLQLINDALIVAKHKDYDVFNALDVMQNETFLRELKFGPGDGKLHYYLYNYRIRHALKPSELGLVLL from the coding sequence ATGGTTGATAGCAATCCTTCCTCTGGATCACCCGAAGAAACACAAAATCCCAACCCAGATGGGAATGCACCTGTTGAAAGTGATCTTGCATTGGAGAATCTAGCCCAAAAAGTTCAAGAATCTCTCTCTCTGGAAAAAAGACATAAATTTTGGGAAACCCAACCTGTTGGGCAGTTCAAGGATGTAGGGGACTCCAGTTTGCCAGAAGGCCCGATTGAACTTCCAACCCCCTTATCTGAGGTCAAACAAGAACCATACAACCTTCCTGACCACTATGAATGGGTTACTTGTGACATAAACTCTGAGGAGACGTGTGATGAGGTATACAACCTTCTTGCTCATAATTATGTTGAGGATGATGAGAATATGTTTCGATTTAACTACTCAAAGGAATTTCTGCGCTGGGCTCTGCAACCTCCGGGTTATTTCAAGAGTTGGCATATTGGTGTCCGTGTTAAAAGTTCCAAGAAGATGGTTGCCTTTATAACAGGTATTCCTGCTAGAATCCGAGTTCGTGATGAGGTTGTTCATATGGCAGAGATCAATTTTCTGTGTGTCCATAAGAAGCTTCGAACAAAGAGGCTTGCTCCTGTCATGATCAAAGAGGTCACCAGGAGGGTGCATCTGGAAAATATGTGGCAGGCAGCCTACACTGCTGGAGTAGTTCTCCCTACACCAATAACAACTTGTCAATACTGGCACAGATCTTTGAATCCCAAGAAGCTAATTGATGTTGGTTTTTCTCGGCTTGGTGCACGAATGACAATGAGTCGAACCATCAAGCTTTACAAGCTACCAGAATCAACAATCACCCCAGGGTTTAGGAAGATGGAAATTCATGACGTTCCTGCAGTTACCAggctaattagaaattatttgaGTCATTTTGTTGTTGCACCTGATTTTGATGAAAACGATGTGGAGCATTGGCTTCTTCCAAGGGATGGTGTTATTGACAGTTATCTGGTTGAAAGTCCGGAAACTCACGAGGTCACGGACTTTTGTAGTTTTTACACACTTCCTTCTTCTATCCTTGGCcacctaaattataaaattttgaaagcaGCATATTCATTTTATAATGTTTCCACAGTAACTCCTTTGCTTCAGCTGATAAATGATGCTCTCATTGTCGCAAAACACAAGGATTATGATGTTTTCAATGCATTAGATGTCATGCAGAATGAGACCTTCTTGAGGGAACTGAAGTTTGGACCAGGTGATGGGAAACTTCATTATTATCTTTACAACTACCGAATAAGGCATGCATTGAAGCCATCAGAGCTTGGGCTTGTGCTTCTGTAG
- the LOC100817948 gene encoding eukaryotic initiation factor 4A-10 has translation MAGLAPEGTQFDGRQYDAKMSELLSTDGQEFFTSYDEVYDSFDAMGLQENLLRGIYAYGFERPSAIQQRGIVPFCKGLDVIQQAQSGTGKTATFCSGILQQLDYGLVQCQALVLAPTRELAQQIEKVMRALGDYLGVKVHACVGGTSVREDQRILQAGVHTVVGTPGRVFDMLRRQSLRPDCIKMFVLDEADEMLSRGFKDQIYDIFQLLPSKIQVGVFSATMPPEALEITRKFMNKPVRILVKRDELTLEGIKQFYVNVDKEEWKLETLCDLYETLAITQSVIFVNTRRKVDWLTDKMRSNDHTVSATHGDMDQNTRDIIMREFRSGSSRVLITTDLLARGIDVQQVSLVINYDLPTQPENYLHRIGRSGRFGRKGVAINFVTTDDSRMLSDIQKFYNVTVEELPSNVADLL, from the exons ATGGCAGGTTTGGCTCCAGAGGGAACACAATTCGATGGTCGCCAATATGATGCTAAGATGAGTGAATT GCTTTCCACTGATGGGCAAGAATTCTTCACCTCTTATGATGAAGTGTATGACAGCTTTGATGCAATGGGATTGCAAGAGAATCTTCTGCGAGGCATATATGCTTATG gtTTTGAGAGGCCTTCTGCTATACAGCAAAGGGGAATTGTTCCTTTCTGCAAAGGACTGGATGTGATTCAACAGGCTCAGTCTGGAACAGGAAAGACAGCAACATTTTGTTCTGGAATTTTGCAGCAGCTTGATTATGGATTGGTTCAGTGCCAGGCTTTGGTTTTGGCACCAACAAGGGAGCTAGCACAGCAGATCGAGAAAGTTATGCGAGCTCTTGGTGATTACTTGGGAGTTAAGGTCCATGCTTGTGTTGGTGGGACAAGTGTTCGTGAGGATCAGCGCATTCTCCAAGCTGGTGTCCATACTGTTGTTGGCACTCCTGGGCGAGTGTTTGACATGCTGCGGAGGCAGTCTCTTCGCCCAGATTGCATAAAGATGTTTGTTTTGGATGAGGCTGATGAAATGCTTTCACGTGGTTTCAAGGATCAG ATCTATGACATCTTCCAGCTGCTGCCATCCAAAATTCAGGTTGGAGTGTTCTCTGCTACAATGCCGCCAGAAGCCCTTGAAATTACAAGGAAGTTCATGAATAAGCCAGTGAGAATCCTGGTAAAGCGTGATGAACTGACCCTGGAGGGTATAAAGCAGTTTTATGTCAATGTTGACAAGGAAGAGTGGAAGCTGGAGACATTATGTGACCTTTATGAGACTCTGGCTATCACTCAGAGTGTCATTTTTGTGAATACCAGGCGCAAGGTGGACTGGCTCACTGACAAGATGCGAAGCAATGACCACACAGTCTCTGCCACCCATGGTGACATGGACCAAAACACACGTGATATTATCATGCGTGAATTCCGGTCCGGCTCTTCTCGAGTTCTCATTACCACGGACCTTCTGGCCCGTGGTATCGATGTGCAGCAAGTGTCTCTGGTCATAAACTATGATCTGCCAACCCAACCTGAAAACTATCTCCACCGCATAGGACGTAGTGGTCGATTTGGAAGAAAAGGAGTTGCTATAAACTTTGTCACGACAGATGATTCCAGGATGCTGTCTGATATTCAGAAGTTCTACAATGTGACTGTAGAGGAGCTGCCATCAAATGTTGCTGATTTACTCTGA
- the LOC100818486 gene encoding uncharacterized protein LOC100818486, translating to MEFRSKSCRNESLQIENYCGGRVAPTSMQDLRSYSYSATYAGSAYPYKIGKEKEVKVDKGKSTVCNSKVSKSWSFNDPELQRKKRVAGYKIYSVEGKMKGSLRKSLRWIKNTYAQAVHGWW from the coding sequence ATGGAGTTCAGATCAAAATCATGCAGGAATGAGAGTCTGCAGATTGAAAACTACTGTGGAGGAAGAGTGGCACCAACAAGCATGCAAGATCTGAGGTCTTATAGTTACAGTGCAACCTATGCTGGTTCTGCTTATCCATACAAGATTGGTAAGGAAAAGGAAGTGAAGGTGGATAAAGGGAAAAGCACAGTTTGCAATAGCAAAGTATCAAAAAGTTGGAGCTTCAATGACCCTGAGTTGCAGAGGAAGAAGAGGGTAGCTGGCTATAAAATATATTCTGTGGAAGGGAAAATGAAAGGCTCACTCAGGAAGAGTTTGAGGTGGATCAAGAACACATACGCCCAAGCTGTTCATGGATGGTGGTGA